AAACCTATCCTCCAGCGATCTCATCGAATGCAGCGCACCGGCGAGTTCCCAATTCCGCACCAGCATCAGTAATGTAGCATTTTCTCTAATATAATAATCGCTTGTATTGATATCCTCCTGCAATACATTATCTTTAAAGGTGTATGAAGATAACTTGGACCCGTCCACCATGTATCGTTTAGTAAGGCTATCATATTTTATTAGCACTTGCTTGGAAAGCTGGGAATACTGAGCGTCTAATATAGCACTGGAATACGAACTCCAAAGGGTAGTAACAGTGTATTGCAGAACAAAGAACACCACAAACAATGCGGAGTAGAAAAGAACACGACCACTGATCAATGACAGTTTCCCAGCACGCTTAGTCCCCACTTCAGAACCGTTGACGGTCATTACTCCATGCCAATGCTCGGCGGAGGTTGACACAGACTGAGACCGGCTCGTTCCAGGCTCTATCGTGCAAACTTGAATCGCAGTCATACTTTCTGACCCGCAACGCCTCCGCCACACCTATTCTCTTGGCAAAAGAGAGATCCCTCTTCACTATTCAACCTAGGGCCAAACCCAGGTAACAACTAGGAGAGGTAACCGACACACAGTCTTCATTAGAAATATTTGTGCATATATATGACCCTCGACAGCCTTGAGACTGGTGGCCCATACTGTTGCGGCCCtgcatctgttgcaacagatgcaCAATAGAATCTGCTTATATCACCGGGAAGAATCGCTTAATCGGGCAAAGAAACGAAAGGCAGAAAAGATAATAGGGACGCAGCAAGAGACAACGGCTCGAGAATGTCGTTGCTGTCTCTGCTAAAAAAAGGGCCTTAGAGggctttctttttttagtAGCAGCATTCCAGCAGTAGTGAAACCTGGCTGCCCTCCGTGGTGCGATTTTATTGCCGCAACTACATACAATCCGCGACACCCGGTGTTGCTCTTCTCAATACTTACGTAAAATGTAGTATGTACGATGCTGCAGCCACAATTTTCATGCTTTCGCTTCACAGCTCAAAATTGTCCGAATCTTCGTTATTATGTGTTGCACTGCTGTTTGCATCTGCTTCATACAGAGGCAGAGAGGCGCTGCTGGCCGTCTTGACGAAAATAGACACGACGGGTCCCCTTATGATACCGCCTTGCGGTTTCTGTTTTATGTCCGAGAGGAACTGGATGATGTCGACGACGTTATCGAGCATGTCGTCCACCGATTGCCTGCCGACTTGGCCAATCCTCACGGTGAGACAGTTATCCTTGTTGGGCACGTAGTATGCGTTCTTGGTGATGCTCTTCAATTGTGCTCTGATGTATTTGCAGTCGCACTCATTGACCATCTGCTGGTGCTTGACCCTCACTGCCTTCGATAAACGGATCATGAATGGTAGTTTCTTGCTTCCCGCGAAAAATTTGGCTCCGAGAATCTTGGGTAGGAGATGATGAACCCTGTAATCGGCCACTACTAGATCAAACTCTTTGTATAGTAGATTTATCTTTGCACctttgtattttcttttcagGTGCTTTACCGAGATCACATCTTTTATGACGTCTCTCAGATATTCGTCCTTCTCAATCGAGTCTCTGTACAAAGTTGACGGGTCTTTGGTGATCAACAGGATTCTCATATCCTTTGGATGGTTGAGCttacagtttttcaaaggGATGATCCGGGGTATGTAGTCCTTTGTCGCATTCAATTTGTTCTTACCAGTGTTTATTATTATCTGGACATCTTTTTCCTCTGCCAGTTTTGGATTCGTCTTGCATTCCGCGATCAGAGCATCCAATGCTATACGGGACAAATCACTTTTAGCCAGTTTCATTCCTCAGTGTTCCGTTGAAAAGTACCACCGCAACACGTAGTACTTGAAAGCGCTTTTTATTCAGCTCATCGCTAAGCAAACGTTTTCCACTATATCATAGAAATAGAtgaatttttcattttcttcgcTTCACAGTGAggtaaatttttttttttcatttttattCCAGATCTACTTTAACACGCTATACTCAGTGCCCACGAAGGCCCTAGTTACGAAGACTGTACGTAAACAAAGTATCTACACGGTACTATTTCTAAAGTGGTTGTAATCTAACTTagttttattttattttattttttgctATACAATAAGCGACTTACTACTTATAGAGTGGGAGGTCTGACCTTCGCACAACATACCAAGTTTGGGGAGAAAGATGGTACAAATACTTATACCAAtctgaagaaaagaaacaaattAATACAGAACCTAAGCAAATAGGGTACCAATGTCGGATGGCAATTCTTCGATTTGGGTAGAGTAgaacttttcaatttctctcATGGCACCAACATCTTCGTTGACGACGAAGTTGATGGCAACACCCTTTCTACCGAAACGACCACCTCTACCAATTCTGTGAATATAGTTTTCCTTGTTGGTTGGCAAATCGTAGTTGATAACCAAAGAAACTTGTTGGACATCGATACCTCTGGCCAACAAATCTGTGGAAATCAAAATTCTGGAAGAACCACTTCTGAATTCCTTCATGATGGtgtctctctcttgttGTGGCAAGTCAGAGTAGATAGCGGAAACAGTGAAGTTGTCGGCAGTCAATCTCTGGGTCAACTCTTCGACCTTTCTTCTGGTGTTACAGAAGATAACAGCCTGAGTGACGGCGATGGATTCGTACAAATCGGTCAAACACTCGTACTTGTATTGTTCTTGTTCGACGTTGACGTAGAACTGCTTGATACCTTCCAAGGTAAGTTCGTCCTTCTTGACCAAAATTCTAACTGGGGATCTCATGAACTTGGTGGTGACTTCCAAAACGTCTCTTGGCATCGTAGCAGACAACAAGACGACTTGGGTGGTTGGTGGAAGCATGGTGAAAATTTCGTAGATCTGCTCCTTGAAACCAGAGGACAACATCTCATCAGCTTCATCCAAGATGAACATCTTGATGTTGTCGGTCTTgaatcttcttctctggATGTTGTCGAAAACTCTACCTGGAGTACCAACAACAATTTGAGCATCTCTCAAACCTTCAGCATCTTCGATGAAAGAGGTACCACCGATACAGGCGTGAACCTTCAAGTTCATGTGGAAAGAAAGAGACATGACAACCTTTTGAATTTGCAAAGCCAATTCTCTGGTTGGGGCCAACATCAAAGCTTGAGGATTCTTGATGGCTGGGTCGATTCTTTGCAAAGCAGCAATGGAGAAAGTACCAGTCTTACCGGTACCAGATTGAGCTTGAGCTAGAACATCGTGACCTTCAATGATTGGCATAATGGCACGCTGTTGAATAGCAGATGGCTCTTCAAAACCGTAACCGAAAACACCTCTCAACAGGTTTGGTTCCAAGTTCATGTCATCGAAGTTGTAGACGACCTTGTCGTAGTTGGTGTCGATTTGACTCTCCTC
This sequence is a window from Huiozyma naganishii CBS 8797 chromosome 3, complete genome. Protein-coding genes within it:
- the TIF1 gene encoding translation initiation factor eIF4A (similar to Saccharomyces cerevisiae TIF2 (YJL138C) and TIF1 (YKR059W); ancestral locus Anc_1.211), which codes for MSASEGIQEVEESQIDTNYDKVVYNFDDMNLEPNLLRGVFGYGFEEPSAIQQRAIMPIIEGHDVLAQAQSGTGKTGTFSIAALQRIDPAIKNPQALMLAPTRELALQIQKVVMSLSFHMNLKVHACIGGTSFIEDAEGLRDAQIVVGTPGRVFDNIQRRRFKTDNIKMFILDEADEMLSSGFKEQIYEIFTMLPPTTQVVLLSATMPRDVLEVTTKFMRSPVRILVKKDELTLEGIKQFYVNVEQEQYKYECLTDLYESIAVTQAVIFCNTRRKVEELTQRLTADNFTVSAIYSDLPQQERDTIMKEFRSGSSRILISTDLLARGIDVQQVSLVINYDLPTNKENYIHRIGRGGRFGRKGVAINFVVNEDVGAMREIEKFYSTQIEELPSDIGTLFA
- the UTP30 gene encoding Utp30p (similar to Saccharomyces cerevisiae UTP30 (YKR060W); ancestral locus Anc_1.210), with amino-acid sequence MKLAKSDLSRIALDALIAECKTNPKLAEEKDVQIIINTGKNKLNATKDYIPRIIPLKNCKLNHPKDMRILLITKDPSTLYRDSIEKDEYLRDVIKDVISVKHLKRKYKGAKINLLYKEFDLVVADYRVHHLLPKILGAKFFAGSKKLPFMIRLSKAVRVKHQQMVNECDCKYIRAQLKSITKNAYYVPNKDNCLTVRIGQVGRQSVDDMLDNVVDIIQFLSDIKQKPQGGIIRGPVVSIFVKTASSASLPLYEADANSSATHNNEDSDNFEL